From a single Endozoicomonas euniceicola genomic region:
- a CDS encoding ComEA family DNA-binding protein, whose amino-acid sequence MRKTITALLTSLFLSFSIPLFAEQSVQSGKVNVNQATVQQLNESLVGVGPKIAREIVNHRKSHGAFQSMEDLDKVKYIGSVLLEKNKDKIVFD is encoded by the coding sequence ATGAGAAAGACAATTACCGCACTTCTTACTTCACTGTTTCTTTCCTTTTCGATTCCTCTTTTTGCTGAGCAATCGGTTCAGTCCGGGAAGGTTAATGTTAATCAGGCGACGGTTCAGCAGCTCAATGAGTCATTGGTGGGTGTAGGTCCGAAGATAGCCCGGGAAATTGTTAACCATCGAAAATCTCATGGGGCATTTCAGTCAATGGAAGATCTCGATAAGGTGAAATACATAGGCTCAGTATTATTAGAAAAGAATAAAGATAAGATTGTGTTTGATTAA
- a CDS encoding Gfo/Idh/MocA family protein: MKPVTMVIIGAGSRGRAYARYALEHPEQLQIVAVAEPGEEYRAHLAEQHNIRPDRVYSDWQALRKCKKVADAVAICTQDDLHKEPAVAMAKKGYHLLLEKPMSVNPDDCQAIVDAVKAHKVMLSVCHVLRYTPYTVRLKNLLDSGVIGDICSIQHLEPVGYWHQAHAFVRGNWSKEAVSAPMLMSKACHDLDWLRYLAGKSCLQISSFGQLSHFRQEQKPAGGSDRCLDCKLSETCPYSAQNIYLYNVYKPRVGNNTTEKLFVGGSVKQWPWDVLTPEPSYETIIEALRTGPYGRCVYACDNDVVDHQVVNMQFEGGMTASFTMTAFIPMTDRKTSIFGSRGRIEGDGRKLYWYDFLSRTETVYDTHAFAGSSAAGGHAGGDEALMKAFVAAVANNDPSYILSGPDETMESHRMVFAAEQARRENRVISLQCL; the protein is encoded by the coding sequence ATGAAGCCTGTCACCATGGTTATCATTGGTGCTGGTAGTCGCGGTAGAGCGTATGCCCGCTATGCCCTGGAGCATCCTGAACAGTTGCAGATTGTGGCCGTCGCGGAGCCAGGAGAAGAGTATCGGGCGCACCTGGCAGAACAGCATAATATCAGACCGGACAGGGTTTACAGTGACTGGCAGGCACTGAGAAAGTGCAAAAAGGTGGCTGATGCAGTTGCTATCTGTACTCAGGATGATTTGCATAAAGAGCCGGCAGTGGCGATGGCGAAGAAGGGTTATCACTTGCTTCTGGAAAAACCCATGTCAGTGAACCCGGACGATTGCCAGGCGATAGTTGATGCGGTTAAAGCCCACAAGGTTATGTTGAGTGTCTGCCATGTGCTGCGTTACACCCCCTACACCGTGCGTTTAAAAAACTTGTTAGACAGTGGTGTTATTGGAGATATCTGTTCTATTCAGCATCTGGAGCCGGTAGGGTATTGGCATCAGGCACATGCATTTGTCAGGGGCAACTGGTCGAAGGAGGCTGTCAGTGCTCCCATGTTAATGTCCAAAGCCTGTCATGATCTCGACTGGTTAAGATATCTGGCCGGAAAGTCCTGTCTGCAGATTTCCTCCTTTGGACAGCTAAGCCACTTTCGTCAGGAACAGAAGCCCGCAGGTGGCAGTGATCGTTGTCTGGATTGCAAGCTTTCCGAAACCTGTCCCTACTCAGCTCAGAATATTTACCTTTACAATGTTTATAAGCCCCGTGTGGGTAACAATACCACTGAAAAGCTATTCGTTGGTGGTTCTGTTAAGCAGTGGCCATGGGACGTGTTGACGCCAGAGCCCTCTTACGAGACGATTATTGAAGCTCTGCGTACCGGCCCTTACGGCCGTTGTGTTTATGCCTGTGATAACGATGTTGTCGATCATCAGGTGGTGAATATGCAATTTGAAGGTGGCATGACGGCCTCATTCACCATGACCGCTTTTATCCCTATGACTGATCGGAAGACCAGTATATTTGGCAGTCGGGGGAGGATTGAAGGCGATGGCAGAAAGCTGTACTGGTACGATTTTCTTTCCCGTACGGAAACGGTTTATGATACGCATGCCTTTGCAGGTAGTTCTGCGGCCGGGGGGCATGCAGGAGGCGATGAGGCATTGATGAAGGCATTTGTGGCTGCGGTAGCCAACAATGATCCTTCCTATATTTTGAGTGGTCCTGATGAAACGATGGAAAGCCATCGGATGGTTTTTGCTGCCGAACAGGCGCGTCGGGAAAATCGTGTCATCAGTCTTCAATGCCTATAA
- a CDS encoding RNA recognition motif domain-containing protein: MQQNKLFVGNLPFSANENDLQIAFEQFGEIDEIRVIIDRETGRSRGFAFVTFAEKESADSALSMDGKELNGRNMRVNFATERNGGGRNNNQNHNNRRFNQ; this comes from the coding sequence ATGCAACAGAACAAACTGTTTGTAGGTAACCTGCCTTTTAGCGCCAACGAAAACGATCTGCAGATTGCTTTCGAACAATTTGGTGAAATTGATGAAATCCGTGTGATTATTGACCGTGAAACCGGTCGGTCCCGTGGCTTTGCCTTCGTCACATTTGCTGAAAAAGAATCCGCCGATTCAGCACTCAGCATGGACGGAAAAGAACTCAATGGCCGTAACATGCGGGTTAATTTTGCTACTGAAAGAAACGGTGGAGGCAGAAACAATAATCAGAATCATAACAACCGCCGTTTCAATCAATAA
- a CDS encoding YecH family metal-binding protein, whose amino-acid sequence MQKSIHGHKVLKLIREHNQPVSKSELLTTMVQHFGSESRFHTCSAKELNAEQLVELFLDKGKLSLKNEEIHFVGCQCNH is encoded by the coding sequence ATGCAAAAATCTATCCACGGCCATAAAGTTCTTAAACTGATCCGCGAACACAACCAGCCAGTCAGCAAAAGCGAACTGCTGACAACCATGGTTCAGCACTTTGGTTCAGAGAGTCGTTTTCATACCTGCTCAGCTAAAGAACTGAACGCTGAGCAATTGGTAGAACTGTTTCTCGACAAAGGAAAATTAAGCCTGAAAAATGAAGAGATTCATTTTGTTGGCTGTCAATGCAATCACTAA
- a CDS encoding ADP-ribosylglycohydrolase family protein, with translation MNRIDSTQSVVKRYPENISHSDRVKGAIFGYLAGDALGLGTHWYYDLGELQKDFGSWIDRYQDPRPDGSHSFVNISRYRHEQGLRAGDISQTGQLFTLLLESVVATGHYNETDFHDRLDGFFSSLSGESFSGRFTESTIRHMVKQRSEGISWQDRKLASDSDTSDGAQMAVVLALLYDDPETLAIEADNMMQPFFSSDFIRGNQVVYALTLQALMKGVQLEELRDYLYKQLKKPMIRSLIGGYDNVHTVVNGAIAWQPEAVRIEPALHVSQVYGMDCQLTHLLPASYYLMHRFPNNFEQGVLSAINGGGNNMARAALTGALLGAMNGIQGIPERFVRDLNHSKHYMRLAEKLASLP, from the coding sequence ATGAACCGCATCGATTCTACTCAATCTGTTGTGAAACGCTATCCGGAGAACATCAGTCACAGTGACCGGGTTAAGGGTGCCATTTTTGGTTATCTCGCTGGGGACGCACTGGGTTTGGGTACCCACTGGTATTACGATCTCGGCGAGTTGCAGAAGGACTTTGGCAGCTGGATTGATCGCTATCAGGATCCCAGGCCAGATGGTAGTCATAGTTTTGTCAATATTAGTCGTTATCGCCATGAACAGGGTTTAAGGGCTGGGGATATTTCCCAAACCGGACAACTGTTTACTTTATTACTGGAGTCGGTTGTTGCTACAGGGCATTACAACGAAACAGACTTCCATGACCGGCTGGATGGTTTTTTCAGTTCGCTGTCTGGTGAGAGTTTTTCCGGACGATTCACGGAATCCACTATCAGGCATATGGTTAAGCAGCGGAGTGAAGGTATCAGCTGGCAGGATCGTAAACTGGCATCCGATTCAGATACCAGTGATGGTGCGCAAATGGCGGTGGTTCTCGCCCTGCTTTATGACGATCCGGAAACGCTGGCGATTGAAGCGGATAATATGATGCAGCCATTTTTCAGTAGCGACTTCATTCGCGGTAATCAGGTGGTTTATGCCCTGACCCTGCAAGCTCTTATGAAAGGGGTGCAACTGGAAGAACTGCGTGATTATTTGTATAAGCAGCTGAAAAAGCCCATGATCCGTTCTTTAATCGGTGGTTATGACAATGTCCATACGGTGGTTAATGGTGCTATTGCCTGGCAGCCGGAAGCGGTGCGGATTGAACCTGCGCTGCATGTTAGTCAGGTGTACGGTATGGACTGTCAGCTGACTCATCTGCTGCCAGCCAGTTATTACCTGATGCACCGTTTCCCGAATAATTTTGAGCAAGGGGTGCTGTCTGCTATCAATGGTGGTGGCAATAACATGGCAAGAGCTGCGCTGACAGGCGCATTACTGGGAGCAATGAATGGTATTCAGGGCATTCCCGAACGTTTCGTACGGGACCTGAATCACTCGAAACACTATATGCGTTTGGCAGAGAAACTGGCGTCACTTCCCTGA
- a CDS encoding DNA translocase FtsK yields the protein MSDNSSKKNSRTERSQPANIKKKFVKSSIRDSLNDALALRLREAGMLVLLVMAGFLSVALMTYAPADPGWHYAGSDGEIINATGRAGAWFADFLFSLFGLFAWMVPLVLFGKVAMVIRYRYDTWPWSLSLFAVRFSGLVLALCAGAALAGLYFPELTELPSSTGGIVGHIILQQFMPVFNGVGSSLLLLAVFITGLTLYTDISWFRVIDLVGSLVIRALIACLTVGRRWATIAYHRLHHALDQWRDRRAEARARKARKKEEAKVVNRKDKVAPALLPAIEAPEPEVQIEPQPHNVIASSSVESNPRKERQETLFEELPEGRFPTVGLLDEVANSNGGISQDDLDAVSRLLELKLKDFGVDAEVVAAHPGPVITRYEIQPAPGTKASKISNLAKDLARSLAVISVRVVEVIPGKSVMGIEIPNDDREIVYFSEVVSAKAFDQARSPLSLALGHDISGQPVVVNLAKMPHLLVAGTTGSGKSVGVNAMILSMLFKAGPEDVRLIMIDPKMLELSIYDGIPHLLAPVVTDMKEAANSLRWCVAEMERRYKLMAALGVRNLAGYNQKVKEARSQGEPFRDPFFEPLSLGGEAPPELETLPFIVVVVDEFADMMMIVGKKVEELIARIAQKARAAGIHLILATQRPSVDVITGLIKANVPTRISFQVSSKIDSRTIIDQGGAEQLLGHGDMLYLPPGTSVPIRVHGAFVSDDEVHRVVADWKKRGVPDYIDDILNGIEAGSSDGSAFSAGLDGDSEQDPLYDEAVAFVTESRRVSISSVQRKFKIGYNRSANIIEAMEQAGVISPAGTNGTREVIAPPPVKN from the coding sequence ATGTCTGATAATTCGAGCAAAAAAAACAGTAGAACGGAACGTTCACAACCGGCAAACATTAAGAAAAAGTTTGTGAAGTCATCTATTCGGGACTCCCTGAATGACGCTCTTGCGTTGCGTCTGCGGGAAGCTGGAATGCTGGTGCTGTTGGTCATGGCGGGTTTTCTGTCGGTAGCGCTGATGACCTATGCGCCAGCTGATCCTGGTTGGCATTACGCAGGTTCTGATGGGGAAATTATCAATGCCACAGGGCGTGCCGGTGCCTGGTTTGCCGATTTTCTGTTTTCTCTGTTTGGGCTCTTCGCGTGGATGGTCCCATTGGTATTGTTTGGCAAAGTGGCAATGGTTATCCGCTACCGTTACGACACCTGGCCGTGGAGTCTCAGTCTGTTTGCAGTACGCTTTTCTGGTCTGGTGCTGGCGCTTTGTGCAGGTGCGGCTCTGGCCGGATTGTACTTTCCGGAGCTCACAGAGCTGCCATCGTCTACGGGTGGCATCGTGGGTCATATTATCCTGCAGCAGTTTATGCCCGTATTTAATGGAGTGGGCAGCAGTCTTTTGTTGTTAGCCGTGTTTATAACCGGACTAACACTTTATACCGATATTTCCTGGTTCCGGGTGATTGACCTGGTAGGCAGTCTGGTGATCCGGGCGCTCATCGCCTGCCTGACGGTTGGGCGTCGCTGGGCGACTATTGCTTATCACCGACTGCATCATGCTTTAGATCAGTGGCGTGATCGACGGGCAGAAGCCAGGGCGCGGAAGGCAAGGAAAAAAGAGGAAGCCAAAGTAGTGAACCGTAAAGATAAGGTTGCACCAGCCTTATTGCCAGCTATCGAAGCACCAGAACCTGAAGTCCAAATAGAGCCACAACCCCACAATGTCATCGCAAGTAGCAGCGTTGAAAGCAATCCCCGTAAGGAACGACAGGAAACTCTGTTTGAAGAGTTGCCGGAAGGGCGTTTCCCAACGGTTGGTTTGCTGGATGAAGTGGCTAACTCAAACGGTGGTATCAGTCAGGATGATCTGGATGCGGTATCGCGTTTATTAGAGCTTAAACTCAAAGACTTTGGCGTTGACGCTGAAGTCGTGGCTGCTCACCCCGGACCTGTGATTACCCGTTACGAGATTCAACCGGCACCGGGCACCAAGGCCAGTAAAATCAGTAATCTGGCCAAAGACCTGGCCCGGTCACTGGCTGTCATCAGCGTTCGCGTAGTGGAAGTGATTCCCGGTAAATCTGTGATGGGTATTGAGATCCCCAACGATGATCGGGAAATTGTTTACTTCAGCGAAGTGGTTTCTGCAAAAGCCTTCGACCAGGCCCGGTCGCCCTTATCCCTTGCCCTGGGGCACGATATCAGTGGTCAGCCTGTGGTGGTTAATCTGGCGAAAATGCCCCATTTGCTGGTGGCGGGTACGACCGGTTCGGGCAAGTCGGTGGGCGTTAACGCCATGATTCTGTCCATGTTGTTTAAAGCAGGCCCTGAAGATGTACGACTGATTATGATCGACCCGAAAATGCTGGAATTGTCTATCTATGACGGCATTCCGCATCTGCTGGCACCGGTGGTGACGGACATGAAAGAAGCGGCCAATTCCCTGCGCTGGTGTGTGGCTGAAATGGAACGTCGTTATAAGTTGATGGCGGCTCTGGGCGTGCGCAACCTTGCGGGCTATAACCAGAAAGTCAAAGAGGCTCGCAGTCAGGGCGAACCTTTCCGTGATCCTTTTTTTGAGCCTCTGTCACTGGGCGGAGAAGCACCACCAGAACTGGAGACTCTGCCATTTATCGTGGTTGTGGTGGATGAATTTGCTGACATGATGATGATTGTCGGTAAGAAAGTGGAAGAACTGATTGCCCGGATTGCCCAGAAAGCCCGTGCAGCGGGTATTCATCTGATTCTCGCCACGCAGCGGCCTTCCGTTGATGTGATTACCGGCCTGATCAAGGCTAACGTGCCGACCCGGATCAGTTTTCAGGTATCGAGTAAAATTGACTCTCGTACCATCATTGATCAGGGTGGGGCGGAGCAGCTGTTAGGACATGGTGATATGCTCTATCTGCCGCCGGGAACCAGCGTACCGATCCGTGTTCATGGTGCCTTTGTCAGTGATGATGAAGTTCACCGGGTGGTGGCTGACTGGAAAAAACGTGGCGTACCGGATTACATTGATGACATTCTTAACGGCATTGAAGCCGGTTCGTCCGACGGTAGTGCTTTCAGCGCAGGTCTGGACGGGGACAGCGAACAGGACCCGTTATACGACGAAGCCGTTGCGTTTGTCACGGAAAGTCGCAGAGTGTCCATCTCTTCGGTACAGCGTAAGTTTAAAATCGGTTATAACCGCTCCGCTAATATCATTGAAGCCATGGAGCAGGCGGGGGTGATCAGTCCGGCAGGGACCAATGGTACCAGGGAAGTGATCGCGCCCCCGCCGGTAAAAAATTAA
- the lolA gene encoding outer membrane lipoprotein chaperone LolA, with translation MFKHLKVIALFSAVALSVGSPVNVVAAPVKPVTAPPVQKHDAKAAEKLTRKLTKIRTVSAKFKQESVGSDGRTRTESGSMQIKRPGKFRWNTASPFEQEIVSLDEKVWLVDRDLQQVIIQIQDERMSNTPAQLLSGDVKKFLKDYQIGLYRDDKQERYTLTPTGDSDLFEKLDIVFRDGVLSSIELRDSLGGRRRVELSDVNINGMISDSDFRVKIPKGYDVIDQTSNTEQ, from the coding sequence ATGTTTAAGCATTTAAAAGTCATTGCCCTGTTTTCTGCCGTTGCGCTGTCTGTTGGTTCTCCTGTTAACGTTGTGGCAGCTCCGGTCAAACCGGTTACTGCTCCCCCTGTACAGAAGCATGATGCCAAAGCGGCTGAAAAGCTGACCCGCAAGCTGACTAAAATCCGTACGGTTTCTGCGAAGTTTAAACAGGAGTCGGTTGGCTCTGATGGCCGGACACGTACTGAATCGGGCTCCATGCAGATTAAGCGTCCGGGCAAGTTTCGCTGGAATACCGCGTCGCCTTTTGAGCAGGAGATTGTCTCCCTCGACGAAAAAGTCTGGCTGGTCGATCGTGATTTGCAGCAGGTCATTATTCAGATTCAGGATGAGCGAATGTCCAACACGCCGGCGCAGCTATTGAGCGGTGATGTTAAGAAATTTCTGAAAGATTATCAGATTGGCCTGTATCGTGACGATAAGCAGGAGCGGTATACTCTGACACCCACAGGAGATTCAGACCTGTTCGAAAAACTGGATATTGTTTTTCGTGACGGTGTACTGAGCAGCATTGAGTTGCGGGACTCTCTGGGCGGTCGCCGTCGTGTAGAGCTGAGCGATGTCAATATCAACGGGATGATCAGCGACAGTGATTTCAGGGTTAAGATTCCCAAAGGCTATGATGTAATCGATCAAACCAGTAACACTGAGCAATAA
- a CDS encoding replication-associated recombination protein A, whose translation MASLFDTPGTHARFEPLAARMRPRNLDEYLGQAHILARGKPLREALEQGAVHSMVFWGPPGVGKTTLAKLIAGLCDARFETLSAVLSGVKDIRAAVDRARNEQLMHNRKTILFVDEVHRFNKSQQDAFLPHIEDGTITFIGATTENPSFELNNALLSRARVYVLRSLQQDDLRHVIRQALSDERGLAGRNVMLEPEAEQVLIRYADGDARRVLNILEVAADLSDDGVIRVESVTDILADSGRRFDKGGEAFYDQISAFHKSVRGSDPDAALYWAARIVDGGADPLYIIRRLVAIASEDIGNADPRALEITINAWQAFERLGAPEGLLALAHATVYCACAAKSNAVYLAWKAALDDVRGNPSHEVPLHLRNAPTKLMGELGYGAEYRYAHDEVGAYAAGECYFPDTMEPKQYYQPNDRGLEIKIRDKLAFLKDLDASSSRQRRQ comes from the coding sequence ATGGCATCACTTTTTGATACTCCCGGCACTCATGCCCGTTTTGAGCCCCTTGCCGCTCGCATGAGACCCAGAAATCTGGATGAATACCTGGGGCAGGCTCATATTCTGGCCCGTGGCAAACCCCTGCGAGAAGCCCTTGAACAGGGCGCTGTTCACTCTATGGTCTTCTGGGGGCCACCCGGTGTGGGAAAAACGACACTGGCTAAATTGATTGCCGGTTTGTGTGATGCCCGCTTTGAAACGCTCTCGGCCGTGTTGTCGGGGGTGAAAGATATACGGGCAGCCGTTGACCGGGCAAGGAACGAACAACTGATGCACAACCGCAAAACGATTCTGTTTGTGGACGAGGTGCATCGGTTTAACAAGTCACAGCAGGACGCCTTCCTGCCACATATCGAAGACGGCACCATTACCTTTATTGGCGCGACCACTGAAAACCCTTCGTTCGAGTTGAATAATGCGCTCCTGTCCCGTGCCAGGGTCTACGTACTGCGTTCGTTGCAACAAGACGATCTCAGGCATGTTATCCGCCAGGCGTTGAGCGATGAGCGAGGTCTGGCAGGGCGGAATGTCATGCTGGAGCCAGAAGCGGAGCAGGTACTCATTCGTTACGCGGATGGTGACGCACGACGGGTTCTGAATATTCTGGAAGTCGCTGCCGACCTCAGCGACGATGGTGTTATAAGGGTTGAAAGCGTCACCGATATTCTGGCCGACAGTGGTCGTCGGTTTGATAAAGGCGGAGAAGCGTTTTACGACCAGATATCAGCGTTTCATAAATCGGTCAGAGGCTCTGACCCGGATGCGGCGCTGTACTGGGCCGCAAGAATAGTAGACGGTGGTGCTGATCCTTTATACATCATTCGTCGTCTGGTGGCGATTGCCAGTGAGGATATCGGCAATGCTGATCCAAGAGCCCTTGAAATCACCATCAACGCCTGGCAGGCCTTTGAGCGGCTGGGTGCCCCGGAAGGGCTTCTGGCACTGGCTCACGCCACGGTTTACTGCGCCTGTGCGGCAAAAAGCAATGCTGTGTATCTGGCCTGGAAAGCGGCACTGGATGATGTGCGTGGCAACCCTTCCCATGAAGTGCCGTTGCATCTGCGCAATGCGCCGACAAAACTGATGGGTGAGCTGGGGTATGGCGCTGAATATCGTTATGCCCATGATGAAGTAGGCGCTTATGCGGCGGGTGAGTGTTATTTTCCGGACACTATGGAACCGAAGCAGTATTATCAGCCCAACGACCGTGGTCTTGAAATAAAAATCAGGGACAAGCTGGCTTTCCTGAAAGATCTGGACGCCAGTAGCTCCAGACAACGAAGGCAGTGA
- a CDS encoding cation:proton antiporter, producing MNLGILFFLILFGGWAAGKLTQRIKLPAVLGMVLVGVAIGYFFGNNLPASLNESSGFLKTLALIIILLKAGLGISRSTLKRAGLSALLMTFIPCTFEGAALTVILNYLFGFDWVVAGLTGFMLAAVSPAVVVPSMLELQSKGYGQKNAVPTIVLAGASVDDVFAITFFSICLGLATTEESISISSALLAIPVSIITGLLPGIIIGLFLAWLFQRSKMAVVEKVLILLTVAVAMVEVGEMIDSAALLGVMTVGFLLLERAESSAVELSGQFGKIWFFAQIILFVLIGMSVNIEVALNAGFTGLIAIAGGLIFRSIGVLIATQFSSLSVQERIFCVIAYCPKATVQAALGGVALAAGLPEGELILALAVLAIIFTAPLGLIGINIFGTKLLDKGNA from the coding sequence ATGAATCTTGGTATTCTCTTTTTCCTGATCCTGTTTGGCGGCTGGGCAGCTGGCAAGCTGACTCAGCGCATCAAACTGCCTGCCGTTCTGGGCATGGTTCTGGTGGGCGTGGCCATTGGTTACTTTTTTGGCAATAACCTGCCCGCGTCACTGAATGAAAGTTCCGGCTTTCTAAAAACCCTGGCGCTTATCATTATTCTGCTTAAGGCTGGACTGGGCATCAGTCGCTCCACCCTTAAACGGGCTGGACTGTCTGCCCTACTGATGACGTTTATCCCCTGCACTTTTGAAGGAGCGGCACTAACGGTCATCCTGAATTACCTGTTTGGATTTGACTGGGTAGTGGCTGGTCTGACCGGCTTTATGCTGGCAGCGGTCTCCCCTGCCGTGGTGGTGCCTTCCATGCTGGAGTTGCAGTCAAAAGGTTACGGGCAAAAAAATGCCGTACCGACCATTGTGCTGGCAGGCGCTTCGGTAGACGACGTGTTTGCCATTACCTTTTTCTCTATCTGTCTGGGACTGGCCACCACCGAAGAGAGCATCAGTATTAGCTCCGCGCTACTGGCTATCCCCGTTTCCATTATTACCGGACTCCTGCCGGGTATTATCATTGGCCTGTTTCTGGCGTGGCTGTTCCAGCGCAGCAAAATGGCCGTTGTAGAGAAAGTGCTTATTCTGCTCACCGTCGCTGTTGCGATGGTGGAAGTCGGTGAAATGATTGACAGCGCTGCCCTGCTGGGTGTTATGACCGTTGGTTTTCTGTTACTTGAACGGGCAGAAAGCAGTGCGGTTGAACTGTCCGGACAGTTTGGCAAAATCTGGTTCTTTGCTCAGATTATTCTGTTTGTCCTGATCGGAATGTCCGTCAATATTGAAGTCGCCCTGAACGCAGGTTTTACGGGTTTGATAGCCATTGCCGGTGGGCTGATATTTCGTTCTATCGGGGTATTAATCGCTACCCAGTTCTCCAGTTTGTCAGTTCAGGAACGGATTTTCTGTGTGATTGCCTACTGCCCAAAAGCAACCGTACAGGCAGCACTGGGCGGTGTGGCTCTGGCGGCAGGCTTACCGGAAGGAGAGCTGATTCTGGCCCTGGCAGTACTTGCCATTATTTTCACTGCTCCACTGGGGCTGATCGGTATCAATATCTTTGGCACCAAACTGCTGGATAAAGGTAATGCCTGA
- the serS gene encoding serine--tRNA ligase codes for MLDPKYVRSHPEEVAAILRKKHFELDVERLSALEERRKSLQVRTEQLQSERKSGSKEFGKIKAQGGDIAELKARMDKIAVEVKESEQELASLQVEINQLLLEVPNLPHESVPEGNDEDDNVEVRTWGTPRSFDFDVKDHVDLGTPLGLDFETGAKLSGARFALMRGQIARLHRALAQFMLDVQTSEHGYEEVNTPALVHDTALLGTGQLPKFSEDLFRTEVSVEGHKPFYLIPTSEVTLTNIVSDSIVDADQLPLRFTAHTLCFRSEAGSHGRDTRGLIRLHQFEKVEMVQVVHPDHSFEALETMTQNAEAILQKLELPYRVVALCGGDLGFGATKTYDLEVWVPAQEKYREISSVSNCLDFQARRMKARFRNPETGKPELLHTLNGSGLAVGRTLVAVLENCQNEDGSITVPEALRPYMGGVEVLSA; via the coding sequence ATGTTAGATCCCAAATACGTTCGTAGCCATCCTGAAGAAGTCGCTGCGATTTTGCGTAAAAAGCACTTCGAGCTGGATGTGGAACGACTGAGCGCACTGGAAGAGCGTCGGAAGTCCCTGCAGGTTCGCACAGAGCAACTGCAGAGTGAACGTAAGTCGGGTTCCAAAGAGTTCGGCAAAATCAAGGCTCAGGGTGGCGATATTGCCGAACTGAAAGCCCGGATGGATAAAATTGCTGTAGAAGTAAAAGAGTCTGAGCAGGAGCTGGCCTCCTTGCAGGTTGAAATCAACCAGCTGCTGCTGGAAGTGCCCAACCTGCCCCATGAGTCTGTGCCGGAAGGCAATGACGAAGACGATAACGTTGAAGTGCGCACCTGGGGTACTCCACGCTCTTTTGATTTTGACGTGAAAGATCACGTGGATCTGGGCACGCCGCTGGGGCTGGATTTTGAAACCGGTGCCAAGCTGTCCGGAGCGCGTTTCGCTCTGATGCGTGGTCAGATTGCTCGTCTGCACCGTGCCCTTGCCCAGTTTATGCTGGATGTACAGACCTCTGAACATGGGTATGAGGAAGTGAACACGCCGGCGCTGGTACACGATACCGCTCTGCTGGGTACGGGTCAGCTGCCTAAGTTCAGTGAAGACCTGTTCAGAACAGAAGTGTCAGTAGAAGGTCATAAGCCGTTCTACCTGATCCCAACCTCTGAAGTGACTCTGACCAACATTGTCAGCGATTCTATTGTGGATGCTGATCAGCTGCCTTTGCGGTTCACCGCTCACACCCTCTGTTTCCGGAGTGAAGCAGGCAGTCACGGCCGCGACACCCGTGGTCTGATTCGTCTGCATCAGTTTGAAAAAGTGGAAATGGTGCAGGTGGTTCATCCGGATCACTCCTTCGAGGCGCTGGAAACAATGACTCAGAACGCTGAAGCCATTCTGCAAAAACTGGAACTGCCATACCGTGTGGTGGCCCTGTGTGGTGGTGATCTGGGCTTTGGTGCCACCAAAACTTATGATCTGGAAGTATGGGTTCCTGCTCAGGAGAAGTACCGTGAAATTTCTTCGGTCAGCAACTGTCTGGACTTCCAGGCCCGTCGCATGAAAGCGCGTTTCCGTAACCCTGAAACCGGTAAGCCTGAATTGTTGCACACGCTGAACGGTTCCGGCCTGGCGGTGGGTCGTACGCTGGTGGCGGTTCTGGAAAATTGCCAGAATGAAGACGGTTCCATTACTGTGCCGGAAGCTCTGCGTCCGTACATGGGTGGTGTGGAAGTGTTGTCCGCGTAA